In a genomic window of Erigeron canadensis isolate Cc75 chromosome 5, C_canadensis_v1, whole genome shotgun sequence:
- the LOC122601792 gene encoding E4 SUMO-protein ligase PIAL2-like, producing MAGEVVINRPPEILTGGETRSSPSHVNGQRISFFVDRLLSLIRGDLQINNEFCSLCISLARNIDYAVANNEIADRASDLPNLLKQVCQWKNGAPVLAAAMVLMISIKGASKNGWFDEKDSNELHNLWNEIASSFCSIGDMNTEESTFHHSISAVMSRFYPGMKMGEILAFVEAMPGYGAILKDFHIPKNAKDDAIYLFVAQTDNTETSSCIVSPQQVNFLVNGRAVDKRTCLYKDPGPQIPTFVKHMVKHGTNLLQVVGHFSGKYIIVIAFMSIVSTPSCPTLPDYVRPVAAASDTDNDVIEGLSRVSLNCPISFKRIKTPVKGHLCNHLQCFDFDNYVDINSRRPSWRCPHCSQSVCFTDIRIDQGMVKVLKEVGVDVSHVKISAEGSWETVNEGGDYTHKLQDKPPSHQESNISLDVGGDILDLTGTDNDMDSSNCPQEIDRKPSVTHLQDVNMNNVRSSIASHIETQSWRTELPSPANGACNSISNVTMGAPANAISHDLSQLYAPNNTQLPTYAIGSSNTRSNVTVMAPIRHTVMNAILQSRSQSQTFTSDGMHSQQHNSNNLSNGYLRSLTPGMEGTRISTPVQAPPVIVGGDTQQQYSGPQMDQRQIRHIMSAALSQNMSSQNWVHSGVPIHQLIQQFGAPTALPQDPNGSLQTSPHPANQFYSQQHHPSDPMLAHSLWSTTQLSPQVHQGVEGFTTGLGSYQQALHYTMATAQRAIQTSGAPPVPTPLHTSGSSMPQIFREAHRGQAQQVNNFLANAPVDMHMRPAGIMRGSLSGQAYFDAVNQMIVHPAQPVQAARPRALNTPRPVLPPHLQVLLRNNSNVHDYRNQHGASGWC from the exons ATGGCAGGAGAGGTGGTGATAAACCGGCCGCCGGAAATACTAACCGGCGGTGAGACTCGTTCATCTCCGTCGCACGTCAACGGTCAGCGCATTTCGTTCTTCGTTGACCGGTTGCTTTCTCTCATTCGTGGCGACTTACAAATTAATAATGAGTTCTGCAGTCTCTGCATTTCTCTTGCTAG AAATATTGACTATGCTGTTGCTAACAATGAAATTGCGGATAGAGCTTCAGATTTACCAAATTTGTTGAAGCAG GTCTGTCAATGGAAAAATGGCGCCCCAGTTCTTGCAGCTGCCATGGTGCTGATGATCTCCATAAAG GGTGCTTCTAAAAATGGATGGTTTGATGAGAAGGATAGCAATGAACTTCATAATCTTTGGAACGAG ATAGCCAGCAGTTTCTGCAGTATTGGTGATATGAACACTGAGGAGAGCACATTTCATCACAGCATATCAGCAGTTATGTCAAG GTTCTATCCAGGAATGAAGATGGGTGAAATACTTGCTTTCGTTGAGGCCATG CCGGGTTATGGTGCAATTCTGAAAGATTTCCATATTCCAAAAAATGCGAAAGACGATGCAATA TATTTGTTTGTTGCTCAAACAGATAATACCGAGACATCATCATGCATTGTTAGtccacaacaagtcaa CTTTTTGGTGAATGGAAGAGCAGTGGACAAGAGGACTTGTCTTTACAAG GATCCCGGACCACAGATACCAACATTTGTAAAACATATGGTTAAGCATGGAACCAATCTTCTTCAAGTGGTGGGCCATTTTAGTG gtaaatatattatAGTAATTGCCTTCATGAGTATTGTCTCAACTCCAAGCTGTCCTACCCTTCCAGATTATGTGCGACCAGTTGCTGCTGCATCTGATACAG ACAATGATGTAATCGAAGGGTTGTCTAGAGTATCGCTAAATTGCCCCATAAG ttttaaacgCATCAAGACACCTGTCAAAGGGCATTTATGTAATCATCTTCAG TGCTTTGACTTTGACAACTATGTGGACATAAACTCGAGAAGACCATCATGGCGTTGTCCTCATTGTAGTCAATCTGTTTGCTTCACGGACATCCGAATTGACCAGGGCATGGTTAAG GTTCTGAAAGAAGTAGGCGTGGATGTGTCTCATGTGAAAATCTCTGCTGAAGGCTCGTGGGAAACTGTTAACGAGGGTGGTGATTATACGCATAAATTGCAAGATAAACCACCTTCACACCAAGAATCTAATATCTCCCTAGATGTGGGTGGAGATATTTTGGATCTTACAGGAACAGATAATGATATGGATTCCAGTAATTGCCCACAAGAAATCGATAGAAAACCTTCTGTTACTCATTTACAAGATGTGAACATGAACAATGTCCGTAGCAGTATTGCATCTCATATAGAGACGCAGTCATGGAGAACTGAGTTACCGTCACCTGCAAATGGGGCATGTAATAGCATATCAAATGTCACTATGGGGGCACCTGCAAATGCTATTTCACATGATTTAAGTCAACTTTATGCTCCCAATAATACGCAGTTACCTACATATGCCATTGGATCATCTAATACCAGATCAAACGTCACTGTGATGGCACCTATAAGACATACTGTCATGAATGCTATTTTGCAAAGtcgaagtcaaagtcaaacttttacCTCCGATGGTATGCATTCACAACAACATAACTCAAACAATTTGAGTAATGGATATCTGAGGTCCCTGACACCCGGCATGGAGGGAACAAGAATTTCAACTCCAGTTCAGGCCCCCCCAGTAATAGTTGGTGGCGATACACAGCAACAATATTCTGGACCTCAAATGGATCAACGTCAAATTAGGCATATCATGTCAGCTGCACTGTCCCAGAACATGAGTTCACAG AACTGGGTCCATAGTGGGGTTCCAATTCATCAACTAATTCAGCAATTTGGCGCTCCTACAGCTCTACCTCAAGACCCAAATGGTTCTCTGCAGACTTCACCTCATCCGGCAAATCAATTCTACTCTCAACAACACCATCCATCTGACCCAATGTTAGCACATTCGTTGTGGTCCACGACTCAGTTGTCTCCTCAAGTTCACCAAGGAGTTGAAGGATTCACCACCGGACTAGGAAGCTACCAACAAGCTCTGCACTATACCATGGCCACTGCTCAACGAGCTATTCAGACTAGCGGGGCACCACCCGTTCCAACTCCATTACATACTTCTGGATCATCTATGCCTCAGATATTTAGGGAAGCACACAGAG GACAAGCTCAACAGGTCAACAACTTTTTAGCCAATGCACCAGTGGACATGCATATGCGACCCGCTGGAATCATGCGTGGAAGCTTGTCAGGTCAGGCTTATTTTGATGCTGTTAATCAAATGATAGTTCATCCCGCGCAACCAGTCCAAGCTGCTAGACCTCGAGCTCTGAACACCCCCAGACCTGTACTACCGCCCCATCTGCAAGTCCTATTAAGGAATAATAGCAATGTTCACGATTATCGAAATCAACATGGTGCAAGTGGTTGGTGTTAG